One part of the Thermococcus litoralis DSM 5473 genome encodes these proteins:
- a CDS encoding carboxypeptidase M32 encodes MAEEIFQNETIKQILAHYRKIWAIGHAQSVLGWDMEVNMPKMGITERSTAQGELSVLAHSFMLEPKFVELVEKAAGEELNDYERGVVRVLQREIRIAKAFPPEFVRELSEVRSKATMAWAEAKEKDDFKKFEPWLDKIIELAKKAADYLGYEEYPYDALLDLYEEGLRTRDLEPIFEKLEKELKPILDRILEEGKVPREHPLEREEYDVESMKKVNLKVLELLGYPLGTRGRLDVSPHPFTTEFGIHDVRITTRYEGFDFRRTLLAVVHEFGHALYELQVDERFMFSPIAGGVSLGIHESQSRFWENIIGRSREFAGLIYPILKENLPFISKYTEDDIYNYFNIVRPDFIRVEADEVTYNLHILLRYKLEKLMVNEEVKAKDLPELWNDEIERLLGIRPKNYKEGILQDIHWAHGTVGYFPTYSLGTLLATQIRSYILKDIPDFYEKVANGEFAPIREWLREKVHKYGSMYPPKELLERSFGEGINPEYFIEYIKEKYLG; translated from the coding sequence ATGGCTGAGGAGATATTTCAAAACGAGACCATAAAACAGATTTTAGCCCACTATAGGAAGATATGGGCAATTGGACACGCTCAGAGCGTCCTTGGGTGGGATATGGAAGTAAACATGCCCAAAATGGGAATAACCGAGAGGAGCACTGCACAGGGGGAGCTTTCAGTTTTGGCCCATAGTTTTATGCTGGAGCCAAAGTTTGTTGAGCTTGTAGAGAAAGCAGCTGGAGAAGAGTTAAACGATTATGAGAGAGGAGTTGTCAGAGTACTGCAGAGGGAGATAAGAATAGCAAAGGCATTTCCACCGGAGTTCGTTAGGGAGCTAAGCGAAGTTAGAAGCAAAGCAACCATGGCATGGGCTGAAGCGAAGGAAAAGGACGACTTCAAGAAGTTTGAGCCATGGCTTGATAAAATAATAGAGCTTGCGAAGAAAGCAGCAGATTACCTCGGCTATGAGGAGTATCCATACGATGCCCTCCTTGACCTCTATGAGGAAGGATTGAGGACGAGGGACTTGGAACCGATATTTGAAAAACTAGAAAAAGAACTGAAGCCAATTCTGGACAGAATACTTGAAGAGGGTAAGGTTCCTAGAGAGCACCCCCTAGAGAGGGAGGAATACGACGTTGAGAGTATGAAAAAAGTCAACTTGAAAGTTCTTGAGCTCTTGGGATATCCTTTAGGAACAAGAGGTCGCTTGGATGTGTCACCTCATCCGTTCACGACGGAGTTTGGAATCCACGACGTAAGGATAACAACCAGATACGAGGGCTTTGATTTCAGGAGAACCCTTTTAGCTGTGGTTCACGAATTCGGTCATGCGCTCTACGAGCTCCAGGTGGATGAGAGGTTCATGTTCTCTCCAATAGCCGGAGGAGTGTCCCTTGGAATTCACGAAAGCCAGAGCAGATTTTGGGAGAACATCATTGGAAGAAGCAGGGAATTTGCAGGGTTAATTTATCCAATTCTCAAGGAAAATCTTCCATTCATATCAAAATACACTGAAGATGACATCTATAACTACTTCAACATAGTTAGGCCAGACTTCATAAGGGTGGAAGCAGATGAAGTTACCTATAACCTGCACATCCTTCTGAGATATAAACTTGAGAAGCTCATGGTAAACGAAGAGGTCAAGGCTAAGGATTTACCCGAGCTCTGGAACGACGAGATAGAAAGGCTTCTCGGTATAAGACCAAAGAACTACAAAGAGGGAATTCTCCAAGATATCCACTGGGCCCACGGAACCGTTGGCTACTTCCCCACCTACAGCCTCGGAACACTCTTGGCAACGCAGATTAGGAGCTACATCCTTAAGGACATCCCGGACTTCTACGAAAAGGTCGCAAACGGAGAATTTGCGCCGATAAGAGAATGGTTAAGGGAAAAAGTGCACAAATACGGAAGCATGTATCCACCAAAGGAGTTGCTTGAGAGAAGCTTCGGAGAAGGCATAAATCCAGAATACTTCATAGAATACATAAAGGAGAAATATCTAGGCTGA
- a CDS encoding ASCH domain-containing protein: MEWEMGLQEEYLKLIKEGKKKIEGRLYDEKRRQIKPGDVIIFEGRLKVRVKALRVYPSFKEMLEKEGLDRVLPNVKSIDEGVKVYRKFYSEEEERKYGVVAIEVEPVEEIEKKKETSA, encoded by the coding sequence ATGGAGTGGGAAATGGGGCTTCAAGAGGAGTATCTGAAGCTGATAAAAGAGGGAAAAAAGAAGATTGAGGGAAGGCTGTACGATGAAAAACGAAGGCAGATAAAGCCGGGAGATGTAATAATTTTTGAGGGACGCTTAAAAGTAAGAGTAAAAGCCCTGAGGGTCTATCCATCGTTCAAGGAAATGCTTGAGAAAGAAGGACTTGATAGGGTTCTCCCAAACGTGAAGAGCATAGATGAAGGAGTTAAAGTTTACAGAAAATTCTACAGCGAAGAGGAAGAAAGGAAATATGGGGTTGTAGCGATTGAAGTGGAGCCAGTAGAGGAGATAGAAAAAAAGAAAGAGACTTCAGCCTAG
- a CDS encoding bifunctional L-myo-inositol-1-phosphate cytidylyltransferase/CDP-L-myo-inositol myo-inositolphosphotransferase encodes MKAVILAAGLGTRMGKLSKETPKGLIKVAGREILYRTMKILEMEGIDEFVIITNPLYKEKFGEFLRKNNFRYQLVINEFPERGNGYSLYLARPYVSERFVVVMSDHVYEETFIREALKGKGLVVDREGKFTNTEEATKVKIEDGRVADIGKALEEYDALDTGFFVLEPDIFEIIEKLIREKEKLELAEIVKEAGLEVFEVSGLFWMDIDTPEDIKKAKKFLIRNAIKGSGDGVISRYLNRRISTKISEVLVDYVEPIHMTLFSFVVGIIAAVVAFISPPIGGLLYQLNSILDGVDGEIARAAMKTSKFGGYFDSILDRYVDFFVLLALALHLRPNIWEWVVVSLAIFGSAMVSYSTERYKGEYFVDIYKAISQMKYLFGKRDERIFLTMILCLIGRIELIFITLALITHIRVFVTVCLVQKKEKLPK; translated from the coding sequence ATGAAAGCGGTAATTCTGGCGGCTGGGCTTGGAACTCGAATGGGAAAACTCAGCAAGGAAACTCCCAAGGGCCTAATAAAAGTTGCTGGAAGGGAGATACTTTACAGAACGATGAAAATTCTTGAAATGGAAGGAATTGATGAGTTTGTGATTATTACCAACCCGTTATACAAGGAAAAATTTGGGGAATTTTTAAGGAAAAATAACTTTAGATATCAGCTCGTGATTAATGAGTTCCCAGAAAGGGGGAACGGATACAGCTTATATCTCGCCCGTCCATACGTTTCGGAAAGGTTTGTCGTAGTGATGAGCGACCACGTTTATGAAGAGACCTTTATCAGGGAAGCTCTGAAAGGTAAGGGGCTTGTAGTTGATAGGGAAGGGAAATTCACAAATACTGAAGAAGCTACAAAGGTGAAAATAGAAGATGGAAGGGTAGCAGATATTGGAAAAGCCCTTGAAGAGTACGACGCCTTGGATACGGGATTTTTTGTTCTAGAGCCGGATATCTTTGAGATAATAGAAAAGCTGATCAGAGAAAAAGAGAAGCTTGAATTAGCTGAAATCGTCAAAGAGGCTGGCTTGGAAGTATTTGAAGTAAGTGGGCTTTTCTGGATGGACATTGATACACCAGAAGATATCAAAAAAGCCAAGAAGTTCTTGATAAGGAATGCCATAAAAGGCAGTGGGGACGGAGTTATATCGAGGTATTTGAACAGAAGGATATCCACAAAGATCAGTGAAGTTCTCGTGGATTATGTTGAACCAATCCATATGACGCTATTTTCCTTTGTGGTTGGTATAATCGCGGCTGTTGTGGCTTTTATTAGCCCTCCTATTGGTGGACTGCTGTACCAGTTAAACTCAATTCTCGATGGAGTCGATGGGGAGATAGCAAGGGCTGCAATGAAAACAAGTAAGTTCGGCGGATATTTTGATTCTATCTTGGATAGATACGTCGACTTTTTCGTGTTGCTGGCACTTGCCCTTCACTTACGCCCAAACATATGGGAGTGGGTTGTAGTTTCCCTAGCCATCTTTGGGTCTGCCATGGTAAGCTACTCAACAGAGCGTTACAAAGGAGAGTATTTTGTTGACATATATAAAGCAATTTCCCAAATGAAATACCTTTTCGGTAAAAGGGATGAAAGGATATTTTTAACAATGATTCTTTGTTTGATTGGGAGGATAGAGCTGATTTTCATAACACTAGCATTGATAACCCACATCCGGGTGTTCGTTACGGTTTGTTTGGTGCAAAAAAAGGAAAAACTTCCAAAGTAG